A window from Erythrolamprus reginae isolate rEryReg1 chromosome 9, rEryReg1.hap1, whole genome shotgun sequence encodes these proteins:
- the LOC139172228 gene encoding CTD small phosphatase-like protein 2-B isoform X4 — translation MENTLCEMLENLNKEGTLALSSLTAAWDDASTFTTPFQDSSYQVSIKLRPHLPEFLEAVAKIYEIFVFSTAKQDYADQMLKVFGPHRKLIRHRFYQEDCLCSNGSYVKDLSVIERDLDRTVAVATSLQAFPYQMSNVIVVPKWQGDRQDKELLRLIPALQTISRAVDIRTEIERKHRS, via the exons ATGGAGAACACTCTTTGTGAAATGCTGGAGAACCTCAACAAG GAAGGGACTCTGGCATTGTCCTCCTTGACGGCTGCATGGGATGATGCCTCCACATTCACCACACCTTTCCAGGATAGCAGTTATCAG GTTTCGATAAAGCTAAGACCACATCTTCCTGAATTTCTGGAAGCCGTGGCCAAAATCTATGAG ATCTTTGTGTTCTCCACCGCCAAGCAAGATTATGCTGATCAAATGTTGAAAGTCTTTGGACCACACAGGAAGCTAATCAG GCACCGGTTCTATCAAGAAGACTGCCTCTGTAGCAATGGTTCCTATGTAAAGGATCTGTCAGTAATAGAAAGAGATCTAGACAGGACTGTGGCGGTTGCAACTTCCTTGCAAGCCTTTCCTTACCAG ATGTCCAATGTGATCGTGGTCCCTAAGTGGCAAGGCGATCGTCAGGATAAAGAATTGCTTCGCCTTATTCCAGCCCTCCAAACTATTAGTCGGGCA
- the LOC139172228 gene encoding CTD small phosphatase-like protein 2-B isoform X3 — MSLGHPLQEASPGVKVLNMFTQPRGSQKLQRRVPRKLRRTPKNTLVLEVEGTLALSSLTAAWDDASTFTTPFQDSSYQVSIKLRPHLPEFLEAVAKIYEIFVFSTAKQDYADQMLKVFGPHRKLIRHRFYQEDCLCSNGSYVKDLSVIERDLDRTVAVATSLQAFPYQMSNVIVVPKWQGDRQDKELLRLIPALQTISRAVDIRTEIERKHRS, encoded by the exons ATGTCTTTAGGCCATCCCTTGCAAGAAGCATCCCCTGGAGTCAAAGTGCTGAACAT GTTTACCCAGCCAAGAGGCAGTCAGAAACTTCAGAGAAGGGTACCAAGGAAGTTGCGTCGGACCCCAAAGAATACGCTCGTCTTGGAAGTG GAAGGGACTCTGGCATTGTCCTCCTTGACGGCTGCATGGGATGATGCCTCCACATTCACCACACCTTTCCAGGATAGCAGTTATCAG GTTTCGATAAAGCTAAGACCACATCTTCCTGAATTTCTGGAAGCCGTGGCCAAAATCTATGAG ATCTTTGTGTTCTCCACCGCCAAGCAAGATTATGCTGATCAAATGTTGAAAGTCTTTGGACCACACAGGAAGCTAATCAG GCACCGGTTCTATCAAGAAGACTGCCTCTGTAGCAATGGTTCCTATGTAAAGGATCTGTCAGTAATAGAAAGAGATCTAGACAGGACTGTGGCGGTTGCAACTTCCTTGCAAGCCTTTCCTTACCAG ATGTCCAATGTGATCGTGGTCCCTAAGTGGCAAGGCGATCGTCAGGATAAAGAATTGCTTCGCCTTATTCCAGCCCTCCAAACTATTAGTCGGGCA
- the LOC139172228 gene encoding CTD small phosphatase-like protein 2-B isoform X1: MLPTCRTFLRQVGCPASVRPSGVKPFEMFSLSSWERQNITTGCVPFESYFSFPEITDPETPKLKAEKPLVDAMSLGHPLQEASPGVKVLNMFTQPRGSQKLQRRVPRKLRRTPKNTLVLEVEGTLALSSLTAAWDDASTFTTPFQDSSYQVSIKLRPHLPEFLEAVAKIYEIFVFSTAKQDYADQMLKVFGPHRKLIRHRFYQEDCLCSNGSYVKDLSVIERDLDRTVAVATSLQAFPYQMSNVIVVPKWQGDRQDKELLRLIPALQTISRAVDIRTEIERKHRS, encoded by the exons ATGCTCCCCACTTGTAGGACTTTCTTAAGGCAAGTAGGCTGTCCAGCCAGTGTCCGTCCTTCAGGGGTCAAACCTTTTGAGATGTTTTCATTATCTTCTTGGGAGCGCCAAAATATCACCACAGGCTGTGTGCCCTTTGAAAGTTATTTCTCTTTCCCAGAAATCACAG ACCCAGAAACTCCAAAATTAAAAGCAGAGAAGCCACTGGTAGATGCCATGTCTTTAGGCCATCCCTTGCAAGAAGCATCCCCTGGAGTCAAAGTGCTGAACAT GTTTACCCAGCCAAGAGGCAGTCAGAAACTTCAGAGAAGGGTACCAAGGAAGTTGCGTCGGACCCCAAAGAATACGCTCGTCTTGGAAGTG GAAGGGACTCTGGCATTGTCCTCCTTGACGGCTGCATGGGATGATGCCTCCACATTCACCACACCTTTCCAGGATAGCAGTTATCAG GTTTCGATAAAGCTAAGACCACATCTTCCTGAATTTCTGGAAGCCGTGGCCAAAATCTATGAG ATCTTTGTGTTCTCCACCGCCAAGCAAGATTATGCTGATCAAATGTTGAAAGTCTTTGGACCACACAGGAAGCTAATCAG GCACCGGTTCTATCAAGAAGACTGCCTCTGTAGCAATGGTTCCTATGTAAAGGATCTGTCAGTAATAGAAAGAGATCTAGACAGGACTGTGGCGGTTGCAACTTCCTTGCAAGCCTTTCCTTACCAG ATGTCCAATGTGATCGTGGTCCCTAAGTGGCAAGGCGATCGTCAGGATAAAGAATTGCTTCGCCTTATTCCAGCCCTCCAAACTATTAGTCGGGCA
- the LOC139172228 gene encoding CTD small phosphatase-like protein 2-B isoform X2 yields MLPTCRTFLRQVGCPASVRPSGVKPFEMFSLSSWERQNITTGCVPFESYFSFPEITDPETPKLKAEKPLVDAMSLGHPLQEASPGVKVLNMFTQPRGSQKLQRRVPRKLRRTPKNTLVLEVEGTLALSSLTAAWDDASTFTTPFQDSSYQIFVFSTAKQDYADQMLKVFGPHRKLIRHRFYQEDCLCSNGSYVKDLSVIERDLDRTVAVATSLQAFPYQMSNVIVVPKWQGDRQDKELLRLIPALQTISRAVDIRTEIERKHRS; encoded by the exons ATGCTCCCCACTTGTAGGACTTTCTTAAGGCAAGTAGGCTGTCCAGCCAGTGTCCGTCCTTCAGGGGTCAAACCTTTTGAGATGTTTTCATTATCTTCTTGGGAGCGCCAAAATATCACCACAGGCTGTGTGCCCTTTGAAAGTTATTTCTCTTTCCCAGAAATCACAG ACCCAGAAACTCCAAAATTAAAAGCAGAGAAGCCACTGGTAGATGCCATGTCTTTAGGCCATCCCTTGCAAGAAGCATCCCCTGGAGTCAAAGTGCTGAACAT GTTTACCCAGCCAAGAGGCAGTCAGAAACTTCAGAGAAGGGTACCAAGGAAGTTGCGTCGGACCCCAAAGAATACGCTCGTCTTGGAAGTG GAAGGGACTCTGGCATTGTCCTCCTTGACGGCTGCATGGGATGATGCCTCCACATTCACCACACCTTTCCAGGATAGCAGTTATCAG ATCTTTGTGTTCTCCACCGCCAAGCAAGATTATGCTGATCAAATGTTGAAAGTCTTTGGACCACACAGGAAGCTAATCAG GCACCGGTTCTATCAAGAAGACTGCCTCTGTAGCAATGGTTCCTATGTAAAGGATCTGTCAGTAATAGAAAGAGATCTAGACAGGACTGTGGCGGTTGCAACTTCCTTGCAAGCCTTTCCTTACCAG ATGTCCAATGTGATCGTGGTCCCTAAGTGGCAAGGCGATCGTCAGGATAAAGAATTGCTTCGCCTTATTCCAGCCCTCCAAACTATTAGTCGGGCA